One Clostridium sp. CM027 genomic window carries:
- a CDS encoding M56 family metallopeptidase codes for MLKTLFENIIEASLIGTFWILLLLIFRKKVLSKYSANFNYYICIVIILKMVLPLKISIYVPKNVLMVKDNVIPSGIYDNMAKISHVISIIPYLYFITSTIIFLFIILCNKKFNSSIKKTSRNIYNVKIMRIYSKSKKEMGIKRNIPLKFCSSISTPFIIGIVKPTIILPERTYEDEDLKWIIKHELIHFKRKDWIYKLLSILVISLHFFNPLIYKLKSILNEDCELSCDEKLLKSLGIDERKNYALTLINSMKFNNQFKLSNSLISPFNDDKNIMNRRIESMLNLKSKKKGIITGALLLVISGASLFSVNVFVDTPEEHINDDMNKVKQELQNNLEQGAKEGDLKILNKDGTKVYYKTIQASSEISPEAYK; via the coding sequence ATGCTAAAAACATTGTTTGAAAACATTATAGAAGCCTCATTAATAGGAACCTTTTGGATTTTATTGCTATTAATATTTAGAAAAAAGGTACTTAGTAAATATAGTGCAAATTTCAATTACTATATTTGTATAGTTATAATTTTAAAAATGGTTCTGCCCCTTAAAATTTCAATATATGTTCCTAAGAATGTGTTAATGGTAAAAGATAATGTAATTCCTAGTGGTATCTATGATAACATGGCTAAAATTAGTCATGTTATAAGTATAATTCCATATCTTTATTTCATAACATCTACAATAATATTTTTATTTATTATTTTATGTAACAAAAAATTTAATAGCAGTATTAAAAAGACTTCAAGAAATATATACAATGTAAAAATCATGAGAATATATAGCAAATCTAAAAAAGAAATGGGTATCAAAAGAAATATTCCTCTTAAATTTTGCAGTAGTATTTCAACACCATTTATTATAGGTATAGTAAAACCAACAATTATATTACCAGAAAGAACATATGAAGATGAAGATTTAAAATGGATAATAAAACATGAATTGATTCATTTTAAAAGAAAAGATTGGATATATAAACTTCTAAGCATTTTAGTTATATCATTACATTTCTTTAATCCTTTAATTTATAAGTTAAAAAGTATTTTAAATGAAGATTGTGAATTATCCTGTGATGAAAAGCTCTTAAAATCACTAGGAATAGATGAAAGAAAAAATTATGCCTTAACACTTATAAACTCAATGAAATTTAATAATCAGTTTAAATTATCAAATAGCTTAATATCACCCTTTAATGATGATAAAAATATAATGAATAGGAGAATTGAGAGTATGTTAAATTTGAAATCAAAGAAAAAAGGAATAATCACAGGAGCATTACTACTTGTAATATCAGGAGCATCACTATTTTCAGTAAATGTATTTGTGGATACTCCAGAAGAGCATATTAATGATGATATGAATAAGGTTAAACAGGAATTGCAGAATAATTTAGAGCAAGGAGCCAAAGAGGGGGATTTGAAGATTTTAAATAAAGATGGTACAAAAGTTTATTATAAAACTATTCAAGCATCATCAGAGATATCGCCTGAAGCATATAAATAA
- a CDS encoding XTP/dITP diphosphatase — protein MRRLIVASNNDHKIKEIKEILSRFPFEVLSLKEANINIDVEETGSTFMENADIKASEIFKIAHGNMVLADDSGLAVESLNGAPGIFSARFAGEHGNTKANNEKLLHLLDGKTEEQRKAKFICAMVLIINKDEIVKVQGESEGIITADFRGEEGFGYDPLFFVEKFNKTFAQMESNEKNAISHRGRALDKLKGELEKLIYDV, from the coding sequence ATGAGAAGATTAATAGTTGCTAGTAATAATGACCATAAAATTAAGGAAATAAAAGAAATATTATCACGGTTTCCTTTTGAAGTACTATCTTTAAAAGAAGCCAATATTAACATTGATGTAGAGGAAACAGGAAGCACTTTCATGGAGAATGCAGATATAAAGGCAAGTGAAATTTTCAAAATAGCCCATGGGAATATGGTACTTGCCGATGATTCGGGATTAGCAGTAGAATCATTAAATGGAGCTCCAGGCATTTTTTCAGCGAGGTTTGCGGGGGAACACGGAAATACTAAAGCGAATAATGAAAAATTATTGCACCTTTTAGATGGCAAAACAGAAGAACAGCGAAAAGCTAAATTCATTTGCGCAATGGTACTTATAATTAATAAAGATGAAATAGTAAAAGTACAAGGAGAGTCAGAGGGGATAATCACAGCAGATTTTAGAGGTGAAGAAGGTTTCGGATATGACCCGCTATTTTTTGTGGAAAAATTCAATAAAACTTTTGCACAGATGGAAAGTAATGAAAAAAACGCTATAAGTCATAGGGGAAGGGCACTAGATAAACTAAAAGGTGAGCTTGAAAAATTAATATATGATGTATAA
- the ligA gene encoding NAD-dependent DNA ligase LigA: MSVKDEIEELKKTIKYHSDRYYNQDNPEISDYEYDQLMLALKAIEKEYPELITLESPTQNIGGNAKRKAGVLVKHNVPMLSLQDVFTKEEVYAYVNKMIEELSDPTFVVELKIDGLSMSLRYVEGKLTVAVTRGDGIIQGEDVTENAKVIGDVVRKLKEQVPYLEIRGEVYMASAAFDKVNEGQELLGKKIFANPRNCAAGTLRQLDSKITKERQLSLFIFNIQDAKGIEFKTHTEGYEWLKKQGVKVIENYVKCKTADEVWNTIQAIGEDRGNLAYDIDGVVIKIDNLEDRRKLGNTSKVPKWAIAYKFPPEEKETKLIDIELSVGRTGRITPTAIFEPIRLCGTSVSRAILHNQDFINDLDIRIGDIIVVYKSGEIIPKIKAVVKEKRSEKLNRFQIPDRCPVCGTPTVREKDTADIKCTNPNCMAQLERHIINFVGRNAMDIKGFGTAYIKELIRLEYIKDVADVYSLFNYRAELIEKGIIGKEKNTDKLLDAIDKSRGNEAQRLLTGLGIPNIGKIAAKSIMKHYKSIECLQNTTLDELIEVSDIGEISALCVLRFFEDNKNREIIDRLKEYGVNMAVEDSNQVDNLFNGLTFVVTGTLTSMGRSDATLIIENHGGKVSGSVSNKTSYVLAGENAGSKLTKAQELGITVISEEELVNMLK, encoded by the coding sequence ATTAGTGTAAAAGATGAAATTGAAGAATTAAAAAAGACAATTAAATATCACAGTGATAGATATTACAACCAAGATAATCCGGAAATATCAGATTATGAATATGATCAATTGATGCTTGCGCTTAAAGCAATAGAGAAAGAATATCCAGAACTTATCACATTAGAGTCCCCGACTCAAAACATAGGTGGAAACGCTAAAAGAAAAGCTGGGGTATTAGTAAAACATAATGTACCAATGCTCAGTTTGCAAGACGTATTTACAAAAGAAGAAGTCTATGCCTATGTAAATAAAATGATTGAAGAACTTAGTGATCCAACATTTGTTGTTGAACTTAAAATTGATGGTTTGTCAATGTCACTACGTTATGTAGAAGGTAAATTAACAGTAGCTGTAACTCGCGGTGATGGAATCATTCAAGGTGAGGATGTCACTGAAAATGCTAAAGTAATTGGGGATGTCGTGCGGAAACTGAAAGAGCAAGTGCCATACCTCGAGATTCGTGGTGAGGTATATATGGCAAGTGCTGCGTTTGATAAGGTTAATGAGGGGCAAGAGCTATTAGGGAAAAAGATATTTGCAAATCCTCGAAACTGTGCTGCTGGTACATTGAGGCAGTTAGATAGTAAAATAACAAAGGAAAGACAATTATCTCTGTTTATTTTTAATATTCAAGACGCCAAAGGAATTGAATTTAAAACACATACCGAAGGCTATGAATGGTTAAAAAAACAGGGTGTAAAAGTTATTGAGAATTATGTGAAATGTAAAACAGCTGATGAAGTGTGGAATACTATCCAGGCTATAGGAGAAGATAGAGGTAATTTAGCATACGATATTGACGGAGTTGTTATAAAAATTGATAACTTGGAAGATAGAAGAAAGCTTGGTAATACTTCAAAAGTTCCCAAATGGGCTATAGCATATAAGTTCCCTCCAGAAGAAAAAGAAACAAAATTGATTGATATTGAACTATCAGTAGGAAGAACTGGAAGAATTACTCCTACAGCAATTTTTGAGCCAATTCGTTTATGCGGAACTTCTGTATCTAGAGCAATTCTTCATAACCAAGATTTTATCAATGATTTAGATATAAGGATTGGAGATATAATTGTTGTATACAAATCAGGGGAGATTATCCCGAAAATTAAGGCTGTAGTCAAAGAAAAACGTTCTGAGAAGTTAAATAGATTCCAAATTCCAGACCGATGCCCGGTATGTGGAACCCCCACTGTCCGTGAAAAAGATACGGCTGATATCAAATGTACAAATCCTAACTGTATGGCTCAATTAGAAAGACACATAATTAATTTTGTTGGTCGGAATGCTATGGATATAAAAGGGTTTGGTACGGCTTATATTAAGGAACTTATCCGTTTAGAATATATTAAAGATGTAGCAGATGTATATTCACTGTTTAATTACCGCGCGGAGCTTATAGAGAAAGGTATAATTGGAAAAGAAAAGAATACAGATAAGTTACTAGATGCTATAGACAAATCAAGGGGAAATGAAGCACAAAGATTGCTGACAGGCCTCGGAATTCCTAATATTGGTAAGATAGCAGCGAAATCCATAATGAAGCATTATAAATCTATTGAATGTTTGCAAAATACAACATTGGATGAACTAATAGAGGTTTCTGATATAGGTGAAATAAGTGCTTTGTGTGTACTAAGATTTTTTGAAGATAATAAAAACAGAGAAATAATTGATAGGTTAAAAGAGTATGGCGTAAATATGGCCGTAGAAGACTCAAATCAGGTCGATAATCTATTTAACGGGTTAACATTCGTAGTAACTGGAACCCTTACGTCAATGGGGCGTAGTGATGCCACATTGATAATAGAAAATCATGGAGGAAAAGTATCAGGTTCTGTTTCTAATAAAACCAGTTACGTTTTAGCAGGCGAGAATGCCGGAAGTAAGCTTACCAAAGCTCAAGAGCTTGGAATTACAGTCATATCTGAAGAAGAACTAGTAAATATGTTAAAATAG
- a CDS encoding metallophosphoesterase, with translation MRIGVISDTHGIISSIERLGCEIKGLDVLIHLGDNVDDISIIRKHYNGEIINVKGNCDFSTSTPNDRVKEICLKKFFLTHGHRYSVKESLAKLRYKALETGADIVLYGHTHIGKIDFEEGIWYINPGSASLPRDGARSFAIISINQGCIEPNLIRF, from the coding sequence ATGAGAATAGGTGTTATAAGCGATACACATGGCATTATTAGCAGCATAGAACGGCTAGGATGCGAAATAAAGGGATTAGATGTGTTGATTCACTTAGGCGATAATGTAGACGACATATCCATTATAAGAAAGCATTATAATGGAGAAATAATTAATGTTAAAGGCAATTGTGATTTTTCTACAAGTACACCTAATGACAGGGTAAAAGAAATTTGCTTAAAAAAATTTTTTTTAACTCATGGACATAGATATAGTGTAAAAGAGAGTTTGGCTAAATTAAGATATAAGGCTTTAGAAACGGGGGCTGACATAGTCTTGTATGGACATACACATATTGGAAAAATAGATTTTGAAGAAGGAATATGGTATATAAATCCTGGAAGTGCGTCACTACCAAGAGATGGAGCTCGGAGCTTTGCTATTATAAGTATCAACCAGGGATGCATAGAGCCAAATTTGATAAGATTCTAG
- the pcrA gene encoding DNA helicase PcrA — MDLKSLLNKEQCEAAITVDGPLLILAGAGSGKTRVLTYRIAHMIQDLAIYPSQILSITFTNKAAGEMKDRVRSLVGNIADNMWISTFHSSCVRILRREIDRLGYNKNFTIYDSYDQKSLIKQCMKELQINEKDLTDSEILGKISSAKNELISPQKFKKENESDYRKNKIADVYVLYQKRLKGNNALDFDDLIFKAVELLKNNKEVLDFYHSKFKYIMVDEYQDTNKAQYELIKLLVDERENICVVGDDDQCIYAWRGADVTNILDFEKDYPKAKVVKLEQNYRSCGNILMAANEVIRNNSQRKDKALRTEKDCGEKINLYRAFTDRDESNFVASQIKRIMTEENRSYKDFAILYRMNSQSRIFEESFRKNLIPYRIVGGLKFYDRKEIKDIMAYLKLINNPLDDIALKRIINVPKRSIGDATIQKIQEFATGIDQCLYSAILDVDFIPTLTTRNKASINKFVSLMNSFMAKNETGTVSELIKSIISDTGYLKQLELSKEPEDESRVENIKELVSDAVEFERTSEDKSLLTFLEGVSLGSSTDDPDETVETAAMMTVHSAKGLEFPVVFMVGMENGIFPGMSSLNNFTEMEESRRLCYVAITRAEEKLYITSAESRMVFGRNVGYQPSDFISEISPDLKEVIGGAKNRTVQVLKRKNTGNSQNYNPHGLLSKTSPQDYASATAKGNDPGQQSVNSENAMNREATVGRKVRHTKFGIGTIVSKSSSDNDTMISIAFDNMGIKKLILDKAPLEML, encoded by the coding sequence ATGGATTTGAAAAGTTTGTTAAACAAAGAGCAGTGCGAGGCTGCAATAACAGTTGATGGCCCATTGCTAATATTAGCTGGAGCGGGATCTGGGAAAACTAGGGTTTTGACCTATAGAATTGCGCATATGATTCAGGATTTAGCTATATATCCGTCTCAAATTTTATCCATAACTTTTACAAATAAAGCGGCTGGTGAAATGAAGGACAGAGTGCGTTCTTTAGTAGGCAATATAGCGGATAATATGTGGATTTCTACCTTTCACTCTAGTTGTGTTAGGATTTTAAGGCGAGAGATAGATAGGCTGGGATATAATAAGAATTTCACTATTTATGATAGCTATGATCAAAAAAGTTTGATTAAACAGTGTATGAAGGAACTTCAAATAAATGAAAAAGATCTAACAGATTCAGAAATTTTAGGTAAAATATCGAGTGCTAAAAACGAACTTATTAGTCCACAAAAATTTAAAAAAGAAAATGAAAGCGATTATAGAAAAAACAAAATCGCTGATGTGTATGTTCTTTATCAAAAAAGACTAAAAGGTAACAATGCACTAGATTTTGATGATTTAATTTTTAAAGCAGTTGAACTCTTAAAAAATAATAAGGAAGTTTTGGATTTCTATCATTCAAAATTCAAGTACATTATGGTTGATGAGTATCAAGACACAAATAAAGCACAGTATGAGCTTATAAAGCTTTTAGTAGATGAGCGTGAAAATATATGCGTAGTTGGAGATGATGACCAATGTATTTATGCTTGGAGAGGTGCGGATGTCACCAACATCTTAGATTTTGAAAAAGATTATCCAAAGGCAAAGGTTGTTAAGCTCGAGCAAAATTATAGATCTTGCGGAAATATACTTATGGCAGCTAATGAAGTTATAAGGAATAATTCTCAAAGAAAAGATAAGGCTCTAAGGACTGAAAAAGATTGTGGAGAGAAAATTAATTTATATAGAGCGTTTACAGATAGAGACGAGTCAAATTTTGTAGCAAGTCAAATTAAGAGAATTATGACTGAGGAAAATAGAAGCTATAAGGACTTTGCGATTTTATATAGGATGAATTCTCAATCACGTATTTTTGAGGAGAGTTTCAGAAAAAATTTGATTCCATATAGAATAGTGGGAGGATTAAAATTCTATGATAGAAAAGAAATAAAGGATATAATGGCGTATTTAAAGCTTATTAATAACCCACTTGACGATATCGCTTTAAAAAGAATTATAAATGTGCCTAAAAGAAGTATAGGAGATGCAACTATTCAAAAGATTCAAGAATTTGCAACAGGTATAGATCAATGCTTGTATAGTGCTATTCTAGATGTAGATTTTATACCTACATTGACAACTAGAAATAAAGCATCTATAAATAAGTTTGTAAGTCTTATGAATAGCTTTATGGCCAAAAATGAAACAGGAACAGTCTCTGAGTTAATTAAATCTATAATAAGTGATACAGGGTATTTAAAGCAATTAGAACTTTCTAAGGAACCAGAGGATGAGAGCAGGGTAGAGAATATAAAGGAATTAGTATCAGATGCTGTAGAATTTGAAAGAACTTCAGAAGATAAGTCGCTTTTAACATTCTTAGAAGGAGTAAGTTTAGGTTCGAGCACTGATGACCCTGATGAAACAGTAGAGACTGCGGCAATGATGACTGTTCATAGTGCAAAGGGGTTAGAATTTCCAGTAGTATTTATGGTTGGTATGGAAAATGGGATATTCCCCGGCATGTCTTCGCTTAACAACTTTACTGAAATGGAAGAATCAAGGCGCCTGTGCTATGTTGCTATAACAAGGGCGGAGGAGAAGCTCTACATAACATCTGCCGAGAGTAGAATGGTATTTGGAAGAAATGTTGGGTATCAGCCTTCTGATTTTATCAGTGAAATTTCTCCGGATTTAAAAGAAGTTATCGGGGGAGCTAAGAATAGGACTGTGCAGGTATTAAAGAGAAAAAACACTGGAAATTCACAAAATTATAATCCGCATGGACTACTAAGTAAAACTTCGCCTCAAGATTATGCATCAGCTACAGCGAAAGGAAATGATCCAGGGCAGCAAAGTGTCAATAGTGAGAATGCTATGAATAGAGAAGCTACGGTAGGTAGGAAAGTTAGACATACTAAATTTGGAATAGGTACCATAGTGTCAAAATCGAGTTCTGATAATGATACAATGATTTCAATAGCGTTTGATAACATGGGAATAAAAAAGCTGATATTAGATAAAGCGCCTTTAGAAATGTTATAA
- a CDS encoding BlaI/MecI/CopY family transcriptional regulator produces the protein MMDLKKLPQTELEVMNLIWSNEETLSTNQVAEIITLQKGWKAGTTATLLKRLIKKDFLSAEKRGKQFYYFPKVEEKEYKSLETKEFLKNIHGNSLTSLVSMLHDTKDILSDEDLEKLDRMIKK, from the coding sequence ATGATGGATTTAAAAAAACTTCCACAAACAGAATTGGAAGTTATGAATTTAATTTGGAGTAATGAAGAAACTTTATCAACAAACCAGGTTGCTGAGATAATCACTCTTCAAAAGGGATGGAAAGCTGGAACAACAGCTACACTTCTAAAACGTTTAATAAAAAAGGATTTTCTTTCAGCAGAAAAACGAGGAAAGCAGTTTTACTATTTTCCAAAGGTAGAAGAAAAAGAATATAAGTCTTTAGAAACAAAGGAATTCCTTAAAAATATTCATGGTAATTCTTTAACTAGCCTTGTATCAATGTTACATGATACTAAGGACATATTATCAGACGAGGATTTAGAAAAACTAGATAGAATGATAAAAAAATAG
- a CDS encoding YerC/YecD family TrpR-related protein: protein MSEYSSKLESNDMDFLFDGILSLQTKEECYRFFEDLCTINEIKAFEQRIQVARMLADKRTYLDIAGVTGASTATISRIGRALNYGSDGYKLILERLELAK, encoded by the coding sequence ATGAGTGAATACAGTTCTAAATTAGAAAGTAATGATATGGATTTCCTTTTTGATGGCATTTTAAGCCTTCAAACAAAGGAAGAATGCTATAGATTTTTTGAAGATTTATGCACTATAAATGAAATTAAAGCATTTGAGCAAAGGATTCAAGTAGCAAGAATGTTAGCAGATAAAAGGACCTATTTGGATATAGCAGGTGTAACAGGGGCAAGTACTGCTACAATAAGTAGAATCGGCAGAGCATTAAATTATGGTAGTGATGGGTATAAACTTATATTAGAGCGTTTGGAATTAGCGAAATAA
- a CDS encoding AIR synthase family protein: protein MKVGKLNWDDLKQIIDNNKSVVRGDVRIRSGIGEDCSVVNFGEYECVVSTDPITGADKNMGKLAVHINCNDIASCGVEPVGILVTILVPPTATIEDIKNIMSEIDEETKKLNVEILGGHTEVTEAVNKIIVSCTAIGKGKAQGAVATSGAKIGDEIVVTKLLCMEGTSIIVNDHLDRIQGVLTPKEIEVAKDYISSISVVNEGRIAGEFGVNSMHDITEGGVLGALWEVAEASNLGFKAYSDKMPISDITYKICERLNIDPLKFISSGSMLITVASGKELVDKLNSNGVQATVIGKMTASRGILVKDETCKDVLPPTRDELFSI from the coding sequence ATGAAAGTTGGAAAATTAAATTGGGATGACTTAAAACAAATAATTGACAACAATAAAAGTGTTGTCCGGGGCGATGTAAGAATTAGAAGTGGAATAGGCGAAGACTGCAGTGTAGTAAATTTTGGCGAATATGAGTGCGTAGTATCTACAGATCCAATAACCGGAGCTGATAAAAATATGGGCAAATTAGCAGTTCATATAAATTGCAATGATATAGCTTCTTGTGGAGTTGAGCCTGTAGGCATTTTAGTTACAATTCTTGTACCGCCAACAGCGACGATAGAAGATATAAAAAATATTATGAGTGAAATTGATGAAGAGACAAAAAAACTGAATGTGGAGATATTAGGTGGACATACTGAGGTTACAGAAGCTGTAAATAAAATAATAGTTTCATGCACTGCTATAGGAAAAGGGAAAGCACAAGGTGCTGTGGCAACTTCAGGTGCAAAAATCGGAGATGAAATTGTCGTTACCAAACTGCTTTGTATGGAAGGAACTTCAATTATAGTAAATGATCATTTAGACAGGATACAAGGCGTTTTAACTCCTAAAGAAATAGAAGTAGCTAAAGACTATATTAGTAGTATTAGTGTGGTTAATGAAGGACGTATAGCAGGAGAGTTCGGGGTTAATTCTATGCATGATATAACTGAAGGTGGTGTTCTAGGAGCATTATGGGAAGTTGCGGAGGCTAGCAATTTAGGATTTAAGGCGTATAGTGATAAAATGCCAATTAGTGATATTACATATAAAATATGTGAAAGACTTAATATTGACCCTTTGAAATTTATATCTTCTGGAAGCATGCTAATAACGGTGGCGTCTGGGAAAGAATTGGTGGATAAATTAAATAGCAATGGAGTACAAGCTACGGTAATAGGAAAAATGACTGCGTCTAGAGGGATATTAGTAAAAGATGAAACTTGCAAAGATGTTTTGCCCCCTACTAGAGATGAGTTATTTAGTATATAA
- a CDS encoding peptide ABC transporter substrate-binding protein, with amino-acid sequence MKKLLCIMLIFMTMLTSGCIQKKVKTTTSRKYLVYNLGELPADLLMTNNDSVREKDLLLVLFEGLVREDKDGKIVPAMAEKIEVSKDKIGYTFKLRKDLHYNDGTSIKADDFKRFFHNILLEKGNIFAKQLYCIFGAKDFSAGKVDFENVGIVAKDDLTLEIRLNNPNENFINILSNPVFTLRGNNMDTRNWKDSYSQIQYSGPFIIKEVNKDGEIKLVKNEKYWRANEIVSNEMLFTSIKDEEKALANFETSQYSDTSKIDVLVSPPISEVSALSTENKTEVKLSQSMYYMNFNLKTKNILEKRDSVDINFRNAIGSIIDRELIIETISEDVAVPTINYTPFTRSNDKSGKVIFNASQNKIKGLEYLKKSSNYEEKQELVMVYENKNFDTKISKEIAKNIKEYLGIKVVCTGYTKDELEKVLKEGNYDIVFSKNDEEYGDIYKFFTRWTSYSKDNIYGYKSSDYDKTIEKALMEKTDKNKVTIYNHAQSILAKDLPCIPIYIGNTVICKRENIKDIYLTKSGNLVFDYAYKEAKNDSK; translated from the coding sequence ATGAAAAAGTTATTATGTATAATGTTGATTTTTATGACGATGCTAACCAGTGGATGTATTCAAAAGAAAGTAAAAACAACAACATCTAGAAAATATTTAGTTTATAACTTGGGAGAATTGCCGGCAGACTTGCTTATGACAAATAATGATAGTGTTCGCGAAAAAGACTTGTTATTAGTTTTATTTGAAGGATTAGTAAGAGAAGATAAAGATGGTAAAATTGTACCTGCCATGGCAGAAAAAATTGAGGTTAGTAAGGACAAAATAGGGTATACCTTTAAATTAAGAAAAGATCTACATTATAACGATGGAACGTCTATAAAAGCTGATGATTTTAAAAGGTTCTTTCACAACATTTTATTGGAAAAAGGAAATATTTTTGCTAAGCAATTATATTGCATATTTGGGGCTAAGGATTTTAGTGCAGGAAAAGTAGATTTTGAAAATGTTGGTATTGTTGCAAAGGACGATTTAACATTAGAGATAAGGCTAAATAATCCTAATGAGAACTTTATAAATATCCTTAGCAATCCAGTTTTCACTTTAAGGGGAAATAATATGGATACAAGGAACTGGAAAGATAGCTACAGTCAAATTCAATATAGTGGTCCATTTATTATAAAAGAGGTAAACAAAGATGGAGAAATAAAATTAGTAAAGAACGAAAAGTATTGGAGAGCCAATGAAATTGTTAGTAATGAAATGCTATTTACTTCTATAAAGGATGAAGAGAAAGCTTTAGCAAATTTTGAAACTTCGCAGTATAGTGATACCTCAAAAATTGATGTACTTGTAAGTCCACCAATAAGTGAAGTAAGTGCCCTTAGCACGGAAAATAAAACTGAAGTTAAACTATCGCAGAGTATGTATTATATGAATTTCAATCTAAAAACTAAAAATATACTAGAAAAAAGAGATTCAGTGGATATAAATTTTAGAAATGCAATTGGTTCAATTATAGATCGGGAATTAATTATAGAAACTATATCAGAAGATGTAGCAGTTCCAACAATAAATTATACACCTTTTACTAGGTCTAATGACAAAAGTGGTAAAGTGATTTTTAATGCATCCCAGAATAAAATTAAAGGCTTAGAATATTTAAAAAAAAGTAGTAATTATGAAGAAAAACAAGAATTAGTTATGGTATATGAAAATAAAAATTTTGATACTAAAATAAGCAAGGAAATAGCTAAAAATATTAAAGAATATTTAGGTATAAAGGTAGTGTGCACTGGATACACAAAAGATGAACTCGAAAAAGTACTTAAAGAGGGAAATTATGATATAGTATTTTCAAAAAATGATGAGGAATATGGAGACATTTATAAATTCTTTACTAGATGGACATCATATTCAAAAGATAATATTTATGGATATAAGAGTTCGGATTATGATAAAACTATAGAAAAAGCATTGATGGAGAAAACCGATAAAAATAAAGTAACAATTTATAATCATGCACAATCTATATTAGCAAAAGACTTACCATGTATACCTATATATATAGGCAATACAGTTATTTGTAAAAGAGAAAATATTAAAGATATCTATTTAACTAAAAGTGGGAATTTAGTGTTTGATTATGCTTATAAAGAGGCTAAGAATGATTCCAAATAA
- the secG gene encoding preprotein translocase subunit SecG yields MHSFLVVLQVITSIAIIVSVMMQPSKSDGLSGLIGGTSETFFAKNKTKTAESVLVRITVVSAIFFAITTVMLNLVK; encoded by the coding sequence ATGCATAGTTTTCTAGTAGTTTTACAGGTTATAACTTCAATTGCTATAATTGTATCCGTTATGATGCAACCTAGTAAATCAGATGGATTAAGTGGCCTTATAGGAGGAACTTCTGAAACTTTTTTTGCAAAAAATAAAACAAAAACAGCAGAATCAGTACTAGTAAGAATTACAGTAGTTTCAGCAATTTTCTTTGCTATAACTACAGTGATGTTAAATTTAGTTAAATAA